The following proteins come from a genomic window of Miscanthus floridulus cultivar M001 chromosome 2, ASM1932011v1, whole genome shotgun sequence:
- the LOC136540542 gene encoding protein LURP-one-related 6-like, which translates to MGAYTTIAPVVSKIFCSSSHAVLMVRRRPPTVNGGGLVVTNQDQRAAFSVDGCGIIGVSGQLIVRNGDGSAILFIHKKEGVVQALSVNNWWRGYLSDYGEPSKLVFSLQDPKPVLCMKGDVRVTVKPNGRKRHWDYEVTGSFVQRSCAIKNRAGQVVAQIGAKGMMAGRDFYQVVVQPGYDQAFVVGIIAILDSMHGESTSC; encoded by the exons ATGGGTGCATACACAACCATAGCTCCGGTTGTCAGCAAGATCTTCTGCAGCTCCTCGCACGCCGTGCTGATGGTGCGCAGGCGTCCTCCGACCGTCAACGGTGGCGGCCTTGTTGTTACAAACCAGGATCAGAGGGCCGCTTTCAGCGTCGATGGCTGTGGAATCATAGGTGTTAGTGGGCAGTTGATCGTCAGGAATGGTGATGGCAGTGCAATCCTCTTCATTCACAAGAAG GAAGGTGTCGTTCAAGCGTTGAGTGTCAACAACTGGTGGAGAGGATATCTGTCCGACTATGGTGAGCCAAGCAAGCTGGTTTTCAGCTTGCAGGATCCTAAGCCTGTCCTCTGCATGAAGGGTGATGTTCGGGTCACCGTGAAACCCAACGGGAGAAAGAGGCACTGGGACTACGAGGTGACTGGATCCTTTGTTCAGAGGTCTTGTGCCATCAAGAACCGAGCAGGCCAGGTTGTAGCGCAg ATTGGTGCGAAGGGGATGATGGCAGGCAGGGACTTCTACCAAGTGGTGGTGCAACCGGGCTATGACCAGGCCTTTGTGGTTGGCATTATTGCCATTCTTGACAGCATGCATGGAGAGTCTACAAGCTGTTAA